A genomic segment from Moorena sp. SIOASIH encodes:
- a CDS encoding transposase, with translation MNYTYRVYPDAAQQELMLSWLETCRRLYNRCLRDLKDWMNSRKCPIDRCSINREYIMSPDIPFPGERSQKRQLTQWKKTDSSLKEVHSQVTQDVVKRLHNSWESFRKRGRGFPRFKKSGRYQSFLFPQFSTNPLKGSQIKLPKIGLVDINLHREIPDGFKIKGVRVVSRCRGTKWFVVITIQADVSVPDIPFFGRAIGVDVGLIDFLATSDGLRIPRPKFFVDLQRKLKLLQRRATRKQKRSKNYEKSQIKVARLHHKIADTRKDFHLKIAHQLCDQADSIFVEDIDYTVMAKGFLGKHILDAGFGQFRELLKWVCWKRGKFFATVDHKGTSKQCPECGYQWENNLSIRWHTCAECGYSNNRDVASAQVICNRGIDKYPRTIGERKLPANGVLSGVLCLDKCYAGTLNCEVEKPAP, from the coding sequence ATGAACTACACCTATCGCGTTTATCCAGATGCCGCTCAACAGGAATTGATGTTGAGCTGGCTAGAAACTTGCAGACGACTTTATAATCGTTGTCTGCGAGACTTAAAAGACTGGATGAACAGTCGGAAGTGTCCGATTGATAGGTGTTCAATCAACAGGGAATACATCATGTCTCCGGATATCCCTTTCCCTGGCGAAAGGTCACAAAAGCGACAGTTAACGCAGTGGAAAAAAACCGATTCCTCACTCAAAGAGGTTCATTCTCAAGTTACACAAGATGTTGTTAAACGTCTGCATAATTCCTGGGAGTCTTTCAGAAAAAGAGGGAGAGGTTTCCCTCGCTTCAAAAAGTCTGGTCGCTATCAATCATTCTTGTTTCCGCAATTCTCAACAAACCCCCTTAAAGGGAGTCAAATTAAACTCCCCAAGATCGGGCTTGTAGACATCAACTTGCACCGAGAAATCCCTGATGGATTCAAAATCAAAGGTGTCAGGGTTGTGTCGAGATGTCGAGGAACAAAGTGGTTTGTCGTCATTACCATCCAGGCTGATGTATCTGTACCTGATATTCCGTTTTTTGGACGGGCAATTGGTGTCGATGTCGGATTAATCGATTTTCTGGCAACATCAGATGGGTTAAGGATTCCTAGACCAAAGTTTTTTGTAGACTTACAACGCAAGCTGAAATTGCTGCAACGTAGAGCGACAAGAAAACAAAAACGGTCTAAGAATTATGAAAAGTCACAAATCAAGGTGGCACGGTTACATCACAAAATTGCTGATACCCGTAAAGATTTTCACCTAAAAATAGCACATCAACTATGTGACCAAGCCGATTCGATTTTTGTTGAGGACATTGATTACACAGTGATGGCTAAGGGTTTTTTGGGAAAACATATTCTAGATGCTGGCTTTGGTCAATTCCGAGAATTGCTGAAATGGGTATGCTGGAAACGAGGAAAGTTTTTCGCGACTGTTGACCACAAGGGTACATCTAAACAGTGTCCTGAGTGTGGTTATCAATGGGAGAATAACCTATCAATCCGTTGGCATACCTGCGCTGAATGTGGGTATTCAAACAATCGTGATGTCGCCTCAGCCCAAGTGATTTGTAATCGTGGAATTGATAAGTACCCAAGGACTATTGGGGAACGGAAACTGCCTGCTAATGGCGTACTGTCGGGGGTATTGTGCCTAGATAAGTGCTACGCAGGAACTCTTAACTGTGAGGTTGAGAAGCCCGCGCCGTAA
- a CDS encoding TM0106 family RecB-like putative nuclease — protein MLLTDAILLDYKRCRRRAFLDIYGDPTEQDPPSDFLLKLQQKSRDHKQQILATVPHHSPHYPRTDWHAAAQATLKLMQQGTEYISGGVLLMPTGDGVTLLCFPDLLVKQPGRSNFGDWIYAPTTIKLSKRPKPEYKILTAFRAQLLAAVQGQWPTTASLILRNQKSYTVVIERWVPLMEQLLSECIETLLQQQKPEVFISRQRCSLCCWYNSCYAIAKSVEHISLLPGVTPSRYRDLRALGVTTIESLATSTISELEPSFGSLVAFQLVQQAQSQVQNRVLLYPKHYFSILEYQQLERGNGNAKISADLPNQDSLPTASVELYFDIEAQPDLPLEYLLGVLVIDRRTETETFHNLFAEHSWQEGFIWLQFLDLVERYPDAPIFHFSKYEVDTVKRLATLYQTPRQIVRPLLDRFVDVHQIVIDTVTMPVESYSLKNLARWLGFEWRDPDMTGSQCVCLYDQWLKTGNHSILEIIQRYNEDDCRATYHLKQWLVNFLSNTLPNTLPNTINFQNLA, from the coding sequence ATGCTGCTGACGGACGCAATACTTTTAGATTACAAACGCTGTCGGCGTCGGGCTTTTTTGGACATTTATGGAGATCCCACAGAGCAAGACCCACCCTCAGATTTTCTGCTGAAACTGCAACAGAAAAGCCGAGACCATAAACAACAGATTCTGGCTACTGTGCCCCACCACTCACCCCACTACCCCAGAACAGATTGGCACGCTGCTGCACAGGCCACCTTGAAACTGATGCAACAAGGGACGGAGTACATTTCTGGAGGGGTACTGTTGATGCCAACTGGTGATGGGGTGACATTGCTATGTTTTCCTGATTTGCTGGTCAAACAGCCGGGACGTTCTAATTTTGGTGATTGGATCTATGCTCCCACCACCATTAAGCTCAGCAAACGACCCAAGCCAGAGTATAAAATCCTTACCGCTTTTCGTGCTCAGCTGTTAGCAGCAGTACAAGGACAGTGGCCCACCACTGCCTCATTAATTTTGCGTAACCAAAAGTCCTACACCGTGGTCATAGAACGATGGGTGCCACTGATGGAACAACTGCTATCGGAATGTATTGAGACTCTATTGCAGCAACAAAAACCAGAGGTGTTCATTTCCCGTCAGCGGTGTAGTCTTTGCTGTTGGTATAACAGTTGTTATGCGATCGCTAAATCTGTGGAGCACATTTCCCTATTGCCTGGAGTAACACCCAGCCGCTATCGGGATTTGAGGGCTTTGGGAGTAACCACAATCGAATCCTTAGCCACGTCCACAATTAGTGAATTAGAGCCAAGCTTTGGTAGCTTAGTAGCTTTCCAGCTGGTGCAGCAAGCCCAATCTCAGGTACAAAACCGGGTGCTGCTCTATCCCAAACACTACTTTAGTATACTTGAATACCAACAACTAGAGCGAGGGAATGGTAATGCCAAAATATCGGCAGACCTCCCCAATCAAGACTCTTTACCGACAGCATCTGTTGAGCTTTATTTTGATATTGAAGCACAGCCTGATTTGCCCCTGGAGTATTTGCTAGGGGTGTTGGTGATTGATCGACGCACTGAAACTGAGACCTTCCATAACCTATTCGCAGAACATTCTTGGCAAGAAGGATTCATCTGGCTACAATTTTTAGACTTAGTTGAGCGTTATCCAGATGCCCCAATCTTCCATTTTTCAAAGTATGAAGTTGACACGGTCAAGCGCTTAGCAACCCTTTACCAAACTCCACGACAGATAGTTAGACCCCTGCTAGATCGTTTCGTGGATGTTCATCAAATAGTTATTGATACTGTCACCATGCCAGTGGAGAGTTATTCTCTGAAAAATCTGGCGAGATGGTTGGGCTTTGAGTGGCGCGATCCGGATATGACTGGCTCCCAATGTGTGTGTTTGTATGACCAGTGGTTAAAAACAGGCAATCACTCTATTCTCGAAATTATCCAGCGCTACAATGAAGATGACTGCCGCGCTACATATCACCTCAAGCAGTGGCTAGTCAACTTTTTGTCCAACACTTTGCCCAACACTTTGCCCAATACTATTAACTTTCAAAACTTAGCATGA
- the psaK gene encoding photosystem I reaction center subunit PsaK, translating to MTYSILLAAASSAVPNTLEWSPIVGIIMIVCNILAIAFGKATIQNPSAGPALPMPEFFGGMGFPALLATTSLGHIIGLGTILGLANMGIL from the coding sequence TTGACTTACTCAATCTTGCTTGCTGCTGCTTCATCTGCCGTTCCCAACACCCTGGAATGGAGCCCGATAGTGGGAATCATCATGATTGTCTGCAATATCCTAGCGATTGCCTTCGGAAAAGCTACTATCCAGAATCCTAGCGCAGGTCCCGCGTTGCCTATGCCTGAGTTCTTCGGTGGCATGGGTTTTCCCGCACTACTGGCAACCACCAGCCTCGGTCATATCATAGGACTAGGAACTATCTTAGGATTGGCTAACATGGGGATTCTCTAG